Proteins from a single region of Corallococcus caeni:
- the nusB gene encoding transcription antitermination factor NusB, producing the protein MGARRTARERALQALYQLEMTQGATTREALDSAWAASAEDGKPEPDAVKFAKELVEGVEVNRDEIDALIERHSHNWRLDRMSRIDRNVLRLGIFELKYRPDIPRKVTINEAVELGKNFGTEESSAFVNGLLDRVAVALGKP; encoded by the coding sequence ATGGGCGCGCGCAGAACGGCACGGGAGCGGGCGCTGCAGGCGCTCTACCAGTTGGAGATGACCCAGGGCGCCACCACGCGGGAGGCCCTGGACTCCGCCTGGGCCGCCTCCGCGGAGGACGGCAAGCCGGAGCCGGACGCGGTGAAGTTCGCCAAGGAGCTGGTGGAGGGCGTGGAGGTGAACCGCGACGAAATCGACGCGCTCATCGAACGCCACAGCCACAACTGGCGCCTGGACCGCATGTCCCGCATCGACCGGAACGTGCTCCGCCTGGGCATCTTCGAATTGAAGTACCGCCCGGACATCCCCCGCAAGGTGACCATCAACGAGGCGGTGGAGCTGGGGAAGAACTTCGGCACCGAGGAGTCGAGCGCCTTCGTCAACGGCCTGTTGGACCGCGTCGCGGTGGCGCTCGGGAAGCCGTGA
- the ribH gene encoding 6,7-dimethyl-8-ribityllumazine synthase: MPRYFEGDFLPPQGRFAICVSRFNSFITEELLKGAVDTLVRHGVKDDAIDVYRCPGTYELPGVTRRVSESGQYAGIIVLGAVIRGGTPHFDYVAGECAKGIGSVAFSAAAGPKPASVTFGVLTCDTVEQAIDRAGVKAGNKGAEAAVACIEMVNLFARMPGAERKG; encoded by the coding sequence ATGCCTCGCTATTTCGAAGGGGATTTCCTCCCCCCCCAGGGCCGGTTCGCCATCTGCGTGTCCCGGTTCAACAGCTTCATCACGGAGGAGCTCTTGAAGGGCGCCGTGGACACCCTGGTGCGCCATGGCGTGAAGGACGACGCCATCGACGTGTACCGCTGCCCCGGCACCTATGAGCTGCCGGGCGTCACCCGCCGTGTGTCGGAGAGCGGTCAGTACGCGGGCATCATCGTCCTGGGCGCGGTGATTCGCGGCGGCACCCCCCACTTCGACTACGTGGCGGGCGAGTGCGCCAAGGGCATTGGTTCGGTGGCGTTCAGCGCGGCGGCCGGCCCGAAGCCGGCGTCGGTGACGTTCGGCGTCCTGACGTGCGATACCGTCGAGCAGGCCATCGACCGGGCGGGCGTGAAGGCGGGCAACAAGGGCGCGGAGGCCGCCGTGGCCTGCATCGAGATGGTCAACCTCTTCGCTCGCATGCCGGGCGCTGAGCGAAAGGGATAA
- a CDS encoding riboflavin synthase encodes MFTGLIQDTGTITRVTSGAMTDFWIRTSLGAEAFALGESIAVDGACLTVVEKGGDTFRVQAAPETLRRTTLGARRTGDRVNLERALALGDRLGGHLVSGHVDAVSEVLETFAEGGSWVMVFRLPPELAPCFIEKGSVTIDGISLTVNAVDASTFRVQLIPETQQRTTLHGKGPGAQVNLEGDLIGKYVARLYALRGAPEAAGQGTGLTEAVVRAAGFTPRG; translated from the coding sequence ATGTTCACCGGCCTCATCCAGGACACTGGCACCATCACCCGCGTCACCTCCGGCGCGATGACCGACTTCTGGATTCGCACCTCGCTGGGCGCGGAAGCCTTCGCCCTGGGCGAATCCATCGCCGTGGACGGCGCGTGCCTCACGGTGGTGGAGAAGGGTGGGGACACCTTCCGCGTGCAGGCGGCCCCGGAGACGCTGCGGCGCACCACCCTGGGGGCCCGGCGCACGGGCGACCGGGTGAACCTGGAGCGGGCGCTCGCGCTGGGGGACCGGCTGGGCGGGCACCTGGTGTCGGGCCACGTGGACGCCGTCAGCGAGGTCCTGGAGACGTTCGCGGAGGGCGGGTCGTGGGTGATGGTGTTCCGGCTTCCCCCGGAGCTGGCCCCCTGCTTCATCGAGAAGGGCTCCGTCACCATCGACGGCATCAGCCTCACGGTGAACGCGGTGGATGCCAGCACCTTCCGGGTGCAGCTGATTCCGGAGACGCAACAGCGCACCACGCTCCACGGCAAGGGCCCCGGGGCCCAGGTGAACCTGGAGGGCGACCTGATTGGGAAGTACGTGGCCCGGCTGTATGCCCTCCGGGGCGCCCCCGAGGCGGCTGGCCAGGGAACGGGCCTGACGGAGGCGGTGGTGCGGGCGGCGGGTTTCACCCCTCGCGGGTAG
- the ribD gene encoding bifunctional diaminohydroxyphosphoribosylaminopyrimidine deaminase/5-amino-6-(5-phosphoribosylamino)uracil reductase RibD, translating to MRLLTRSRLQAVKTPRSKRAADFDHAVAEFFMRIALEEAAKGLGRTSPNPVVGAVLVKGGRIIARGHHKKAGTAHAEVVALEAAGSKARGADLYTTLEPCDHYGRTPPCSLAVLEAGVRRVFSASSDPNPLVSGKGLNRLKRGGVAVVTHVLKDEADALNRPFFKMMRTGLPWVTLKAAVTLDGKLAAPSGDSKWVTGEASRAWVHRLRDQVDAILVGANTVRMDDPQLTTRLPGGGGKDPVRVVVDSHLKLSPGHTVFNLRSPARTVVATLEDPEGRRARRFLAQGVEVWNVRAKQDRVDLKAVLKRVKKEGLNHVLVEGGAGLYGTLLREHLADALALFLAPKLVGAGGLSWAGELGVKDMAHALAVKDLTMEKVGDDVLLRALL from the coding sequence ATGCGCTTGCTCACGCGGTCACGGTTGCAGGCGGTGAAGACGCCCCGCTCCAAGCGCGCGGCGGACTTCGACCACGCGGTGGCCGAGTTCTTCATGCGCATCGCGCTGGAGGAGGCCGCCAAGGGGCTGGGCCGCACCAGCCCCAACCCCGTCGTGGGGGCGGTGCTGGTGAAGGGCGGGCGCATCATCGCGCGCGGCCATCACAAGAAGGCCGGCACGGCGCACGCGGAAGTCGTGGCGCTGGAGGCCGCGGGCTCCAAGGCGCGCGGCGCGGACCTCTACACGACGCTGGAGCCGTGCGACCACTACGGGCGCACCCCGCCGTGCAGCCTGGCGGTGCTGGAGGCCGGCGTGCGGCGCGTGTTCAGCGCGTCGTCGGACCCCAACCCGCTCGTCTCCGGCAAGGGCCTCAACCGGCTCAAGCGCGGCGGCGTGGCAGTGGTGACGCACGTCCTCAAGGACGAGGCGGACGCGCTCAACCGGCCCTTCTTCAAGATGATGCGCACGGGCCTGCCGTGGGTGACGCTCAAGGCCGCCGTGACGCTGGACGGGAAGCTCGCCGCGCCCTCTGGCGACTCGAAGTGGGTGACGGGCGAGGCGTCGCGCGCGTGGGTGCACCGGCTGCGCGACCAGGTGGACGCCATCCTCGTGGGCGCCAACACCGTGCGCATGGACGACCCGCAGCTCACGACGCGGCTGCCCGGCGGCGGGGGCAAGGACCCCGTGCGCGTGGTGGTGGACTCGCACCTCAAGCTGTCCCCGGGCCACACCGTCTTCAACCTGCGCAGCCCCGCGCGCACCGTGGTGGCCACGCTGGAGGACCCGGAGGGCCGGCGCGCCCGGCGCTTCCTGGCCCAGGGCGTGGAGGTGTGGAACGTGCGCGCGAAGCAGGACCGAGTGGACCTGAAGGCCGTCCTGAAGCGCGTGAAGAAGGAGGGGCTCAACCACGTGCTCGTGGAGGGCGGCGCGGGCCTGTACGGCACGCTGCTGCGCGAGCACCTGGCGGATGCGCTCGCCCTGTTCCTCGCTCCCAAGCTGGTGGGGGCGGGGGGCCTGTCGTGGGCGGGTGAGCTGGGCGTGAAGGACATGGCCCACGCCCTGGCCGTGAAGGACCTGACGATGGAGAAGGTGGGGGACGACGTCCTCCTGCGCGCCCTGCTCTGA
- the nrdR gene encoding transcriptional regulator NrdR: MRCPFCQDPENKVIDSRESHEGSVIRRRRECLACKRRFTTYERVEELYPLIVKKDGRREAFDREKMLNGLKKACEKRPVSAAQLEATVEDIERMLQGMGEKEVPSSSIGEHVMRRLQQLDEVAYVRFASVYRSFRDISEFMHELKDLLEDQERERKAKPPVTPPKDG, from the coding sequence GTGCGCTGCCCCTTCTGTCAGGACCCGGAGAACAAGGTCATCGACTCGCGTGAGTCGCACGAGGGCTCCGTCATCCGGCGGCGCCGCGAGTGCCTGGCCTGCAAGCGCCGCTTCACCACGTACGAGCGGGTGGAGGAGCTCTACCCGCTCATCGTGAAGAAGGACGGCCGGCGCGAGGCCTTCGACCGCGAGAAGATGCTCAACGGCCTGAAGAAGGCGTGTGAGAAGCGCCCGGTGTCCGCCGCGCAGCTGGAGGCGACGGTGGAGGACATCGAGCGGATGCTCCAGGGGATGGGGGAGAAGGAGGTGCCCTCCTCATCGATTGGCGAGCACGTGATGCGGCGGTTACAGCAACTGGACGAAGTGGCCTACGTGCGCTTCGCGTCCGTGTACCGCAGCTTCCGGGACATCTCCGAGTTCATGCACGAGCTGAAGGACCTGCTCGAGGACCAGGAGCGTGAGCGCAAGGCGAAGCCGCCTGTGACTCCGCCCAAGGACGGTTAG
- the glyA gene encoding serine hydroxymethyltransferase gives MENTRTLSQVDPEIAQVLRHETERQEEGLELIASENFVSPAVMEAVGSVLTNKYAEGYPGKRYYGGCEVVDVAENLAIARAKELFGADAVNVQAHSGSQANMGAFMALMKPGDTMLSLDLNSGGHLTHGASFNFSGKLYKVVHYGLSRDTETIDFAQVESLALEHKPKVLVVGASAYPRTLDFAKFREIADKVGAAMLVDMAHIAGLVAAGVHPSPVPFAEIVTTTTHKTLRGPRGGMVLSREAFAKTINSQIFPGIQGGPLMHAIAGKAVAFKEALTPEFKAYQKQIVANAQALAEALKSAGLRLCSGGTDNHLMLVDLRAKKLTGKVAEDVLGKAGITVNKNMIPFDPEKPTTTSGVRVGTPAITTRGMREAEMAVVGRLIGQALDAAQDDAALARVKGQVKELAQGFPLYASRLK, from the coding sequence ATGGAGAACACCCGCACGCTGTCCCAGGTGGATCCTGAAATCGCCCAGGTGCTCCGGCACGAGACGGAGCGTCAGGAAGAGGGGCTGGAGCTCATCGCCTCGGAGAACTTCGTCAGCCCCGCGGTGATGGAGGCAGTGGGCTCCGTGCTCACCAACAAGTACGCGGAAGGCTACCCCGGCAAGCGCTACTACGGCGGCTGCGAGGTGGTGGACGTGGCGGAGAACCTGGCCATCGCGCGCGCGAAGGAGCTGTTCGGCGCGGACGCGGTGAACGTGCAGGCGCACTCCGGCAGCCAGGCCAACATGGGCGCCTTCATGGCGCTGATGAAGCCGGGCGACACCATGCTGTCGCTGGACCTGAACTCCGGCGGCCACCTCACCCACGGCGCGTCGTTCAACTTCTCCGGCAAGCTCTACAAGGTCGTCCACTACGGCCTGTCGCGCGACACGGAGACCATCGACTTCGCGCAGGTGGAGTCGCTGGCCCTGGAGCACAAGCCCAAGGTGCTGGTGGTGGGCGCGAGCGCGTACCCGCGCACGCTCGACTTCGCGAAGTTCCGGGAGATCGCCGACAAGGTGGGCGCCGCCATGCTGGTGGACATGGCCCACATCGCGGGCCTGGTGGCCGCGGGCGTGCACCCGTCGCCGGTGCCCTTCGCTGAAATCGTCACCACCACCACGCACAAGACGCTGCGCGGTCCGCGTGGCGGCATGGTGCTGTCGCGCGAGGCCTTCGCGAAGACCATCAACAGCCAGATCTTCCCCGGCATCCAGGGCGGCCCGCTGATGCACGCCATCGCGGGCAAGGCGGTGGCCTTCAAGGAAGCGCTGACGCCGGAGTTCAAGGCCTACCAGAAGCAGATCGTCGCCAACGCGCAGGCGCTGGCGGAGGCGCTGAAGAGCGCGGGCCTGCGGCTGTGCTCGGGCGGCACGGACAACCACCTGATGCTGGTGGACCTGCGCGCCAAGAAGCTCACCGGCAAGGTGGCCGAGGACGTGCTGGGCAAGGCGGGCATCACGGTCAACAAGAACATGATCCCCTTCGACCCGGAGAAGCCCACGACGACCTCCGGCGTCCGGGTGGGCACCCCGGCCATCACCACGCGCGGCATGCGCGAGGCGGAGATGGCGGTGGTGGGCCGGCTCATCGGGCAGGCGCTGGACGCCGCGCAGGACGACGCGGCGCTCGCGCGGGTCAAGGGGCAGGTCAAGGAGTTGGCCCAGGGCTTCCCGCTGTACGCCTCGCGGTTGAAGTAA
- the rpiB gene encoding ribose 5-phosphate isomerase B has protein sequence MKVILASDHAGIELRQEMVALLKERGTDFQDLGPQTRESVDYPDFASQVARAVVAEAGTLGVLVCGTGIGMSIVANKHRGVRAALCTTEFEARMTRAHNDANVLCLGQRVVGAGVARGILEAFLSTAFEGGRHEKRVQKIRDVEAQQR, from the coding sequence GTGAAAGTCATCCTCGCCTCCGACCATGCGGGCATCGAGCTGCGCCAGGAAATGGTGGCGCTCCTGAAGGAGCGCGGCACCGACTTCCAGGACCTGGGCCCCCAGACGCGCGAGTCCGTGGACTACCCGGACTTCGCCTCGCAGGTGGCCCGCGCGGTGGTGGCGGAGGCCGGCACGCTGGGCGTGCTGGTGTGCGGCACCGGCATCGGGATGAGCATCGTGGCGAACAAGCACCGGGGCGTCCGCGCGGCCCTGTGCACCACGGAGTTCGAGGCGCGGATGACCCGCGCGCACAACGACGCCAACGTGCTGTGCCTGGGCCAGCGCGTGGTGGGCGCGGGTGTCGCGCGCGGCATCCTGGAGGCCTTCCTCTCCACCGCCTTCGAGGGCGGCCGCCACGAGAAGCGCGTCCAGAAGATTCGCGACGTCGAGGCCCAGCAGCGCTGA
- the fabF gene encoding beta-ketoacyl-ACP synthase II translates to MSNRRVVITGTGIISALGTGTEKNWQAMLAGQSGISTITRFDLGKLDARIAGEVKDFQPEQFIDRREVRRMDLFAQYAMAAADMAVKESGLPIGPDAPHGYQPERVGVIVGSGIGGISSLEEQHRKGLEKGFDRLSPFFIIQMIINMAPGLISMRYNCKGPNWSPVSACATSAHAIGEAWKSIRLGETDAAIAGGAEAAITPLGMGGFSVMKALSTRNDDPARASRPFDKERDGFVMGEGAGIVVLEELEAAKKRGANILAEVVGYGANSDAYHVTQPAPEGEGAARCMRLALASAGMRPDQVGYVNAHGTSTPFNDANETKALKAVFGDHARKLAVSSTKSMTGHMLGAAGGAEAVVSVQVLTKNVLPPTINMTSPDPDCDLDYVPNTARDARVDAVMSNSFGFGGTNAVLVFKRYT, encoded by the coding sequence GTGTCAAACCGTCGAGTCGTCATCACCGGCACCGGCATCATTTCAGCGCTGGGCACCGGCACCGAGAAGAACTGGCAGGCGATGCTGGCCGGGCAGTCCGGCATCAGCACGATCACCCGTTTCGATCTGGGGAAGCTCGACGCGCGCATCGCGGGCGAGGTGAAGGACTTCCAGCCCGAGCAGTTCATCGACAGGCGCGAAGTGCGCCGGATGGACCTGTTCGCCCAGTACGCGATGGCCGCGGCCGACATGGCGGTGAAGGAGTCGGGCCTGCCCATCGGCCCGGACGCGCCCCATGGCTACCAGCCGGAGCGCGTGGGCGTCATCGTGGGCTCCGGCATCGGGGGCATCTCCTCGCTGGAGGAGCAGCACCGCAAGGGGCTGGAGAAGGGGTTCGACCGGCTGTCGCCCTTCTTCATCATCCAGATGATCATCAACATGGCGCCTGGGCTCATCTCCATGCGCTACAACTGCAAGGGCCCCAACTGGTCCCCGGTGTCGGCGTGCGCCACCAGCGCGCACGCCATCGGCGAGGCCTGGAAGTCCATCCGCCTGGGTGAGACGGACGCGGCCATCGCGGGCGGCGCGGAGGCGGCCATCACGCCCCTGGGCATGGGCGGCTTCTCCGTGATGAAGGCCCTGTCCACGCGCAACGACGACCCGGCGCGCGCCAGCCGTCCCTTCGACAAGGAGCGCGACGGCTTCGTGATGGGCGAGGGCGCGGGCATCGTGGTGCTGGAGGAGCTGGAGGCCGCGAAGAAGCGCGGCGCCAACATCCTGGCGGAGGTGGTGGGGTACGGCGCCAACTCCGACGCGTACCACGTCACCCAGCCGGCCCCGGAGGGCGAGGGTGCGGCGCGCTGCATGCGCCTGGCCCTGGCGTCCGCGGGCATGCGGCCGGACCAGGTGGGCTACGTCAACGCCCACGGCACGTCCACGCCGTTCAACGACGCCAATGAGACCAAGGCCCTCAAGGCCGTGTTCGGCGACCACGCGCGCAAGCTGGCGGTGTCGTCCACCAAGTCCATGACGGGCCACATGCTCGGCGCGGCGGGTGGCGCGGAGGCGGTGGTGAGCGTGCAGGTGCTCACCAAGAACGTGCTGCCGCCCACCATCAACATGACGTCGCCGGACCCCGACTGCGACCTGGACTACGTGCCCAACACGGCGCGCGACGCCCGCGTCGACGCGGTGATGAGCAACTCGTTCGGCTTCGGCGGCACCAACGCGGTGCTCGTCTTCAAGCGCTACACCTGA
- the acpP gene encoding acyl carrier protein: MSNATDVEAKIKSIIADQLGVGEDEIKPESSFIEDLGADSLDIVELVMAMEEEFEVEIPDDEAENIKTVGDAVNYVKTHKK; the protein is encoded by the coding sequence ATGTCCAACGCAACCGACGTGGAAGCCAAGATCAAGTCCATCATCGCCGACCAGCTCGGGGTGGGTGAGGACGAGATCAAGCCTGAGTCGTCCTTCATCGAGGACCTGGGCGCGGACAGCCTCGACATCGTCGAGCTGGTCATGGCGATGGAGGAGGAGTTCGAGGTCGAGATCCCGGACGACGAGGCGGAGAACATCAAGACCGTCGGCGACGCCGTGAACTACGTGAAGACCCACAAGAAGTAG
- the fabG gene encoding 3-oxoacyl-[acyl-carrier-protein] reductase, with protein MSEGFKDKVVLVTGGSRGIGRACALAFAKAGAATVVISYVGNEAAAQETVGLLQQAGAKAEAVRFDLADTAACAGAIDGVVKTHGRLDVLVNNAGMAIDGLVMRVKDEDWDRQLDTNLRGAFALIRAASRPMMKQRAGAIINITSVVGEMGNPGQAAYSAAKAGLIGLTKSVAKELASRSIRVNAVSPGFIGTDMTSHLDDELRQKMVGGIALGRLGNPEEVAGAVLFLASDAASYITGEVLKVNGGMYM; from the coding sequence ATGAGCGAGGGCTTCAAGGACAAGGTGGTGCTGGTGACGGGCGGCTCGCGCGGCATCGGCCGGGCGTGCGCGCTGGCCTTCGCGAAGGCGGGCGCGGCCACCGTGGTCATCAGCTACGTGGGCAACGAGGCCGCCGCGCAGGAGACGGTGGGCCTGCTCCAGCAGGCGGGCGCGAAGGCGGAGGCCGTGCGCTTCGACCTGGCGGACACCGCCGCGTGCGCGGGCGCCATCGACGGCGTCGTCAAGACGCACGGCCGGCTGGACGTGCTCGTGAACAACGCCGGCATGGCCATTGACGGCCTGGTCATGCGCGTCAAGGACGAGGACTGGGACCGGCAGCTGGACACCAACCTCCGGGGCGCCTTCGCGCTCATCCGCGCCGCCAGCCGGCCCATGATGAAGCAGCGGGCCGGTGCCATCATCAACATCACCTCGGTCGTGGGGGAGATGGGCAACCCGGGGCAGGCCGCCTACTCGGCCGCCAAGGCGGGGCTTATCGGCCTGACGAAGTCGGTGGCCAAGGAGCTGGCCAGCCGGAGCATCCGCGTCAATGCGGTTTCCCCGGGTTTCATCGGGACGGACATGACCTCCCACCTGGACGACGAGCTGCGGCAGAAGATGGTGGGCGGCATCGCGCTGGGCCGCCTGGGCAACCCGGAGGAGGTCGCCGGGGCCGTGTTGTTCCTCGCGAGTGATGCGGCGTCCTACATCACCGGCGAGGTCCTGAAGGTCAACGGCGGCATGTACATGTAA
- the fabD gene encoding ACP S-malonyltransferase: MAKVAFVFPGQGSQAVGMGKDLYEQFPEARAVFDAVDDALHEKLSTTCFEGPEEALKLTATTQPAILTVSAAVHAVFQKRGPAPAFVAGHSLGEYSALVAAGAMDLQDAVRAVRARGTFMQEAVPVGTGGMAVVLGLTPDAVKAACDAAAEGQVVAPANYNSPEQTVIAGHAAAVERAGAKCKEAGAKRVMPLPVSAPFHCALMDPVKPRLAEVLAGMRIQAPSVPVVSNVEARPNADASRVVPLLLEQVSAPVRWIECVESLKANGVTHVVELGPGKVLGGLIKRITKDIESFNVENAATLEKVLAALGAA, translated from the coding sequence ATGGCGAAGGTCGCGTTCGTGTTTCCCGGGCAGGGCAGTCAGGCCGTGGGGATGGGCAAGGACCTCTACGAGCAGTTCCCTGAAGCGCGGGCCGTCTTCGACGCCGTGGACGACGCGCTGCACGAGAAGCTCTCCACCACCTGCTTCGAGGGCCCGGAAGAGGCGCTGAAGCTCACCGCCACCACCCAGCCGGCCATCCTCACGGTGTCGGCCGCGGTGCACGCGGTGTTCCAGAAGCGGGGACCTGCCCCCGCGTTCGTCGCGGGCCACTCGCTGGGCGAGTACTCCGCGCTGGTGGCCGCGGGCGCGATGGACCTCCAGGACGCGGTGCGCGCGGTGCGCGCGCGCGGCACGTTCATGCAGGAGGCGGTGCCCGTGGGCACGGGCGGCATGGCGGTGGTGCTGGGCCTCACCCCGGACGCGGTGAAGGCCGCCTGCGACGCCGCGGCGGAAGGCCAGGTCGTCGCCCCCGCGAACTACAACTCCCCCGAGCAGACGGTCATCGCGGGCCACGCCGCCGCGGTGGAGCGCGCGGGCGCGAAGTGCAAGGAGGCCGGGGCCAAGCGCGTGATGCCGCTGCCCGTCTCCGCCCCCTTCCACTGCGCGCTGATGGACCCCGTGAAGCCCCGCCTGGCGGAGGTGCTGGCGGGCATGCGCATCCAGGCGCCGTCCGTGCCGGTGGTGAGCAACGTGGAGGCCAGGCCCAACGCGGACGCCTCGCGCGTGGTGCCGCTGCTCTTGGAGCAGGTGAGCGCGCCGGTGCGTTGGATTGAGTGCGTGGAGTCGCTCAAGGCGAACGGCGTCACGCACGTGGTGGAGCTGGGGCCGGGCAAGGTGCTGGGCGGCCTCATCAAGCGCATCACCAAGGACATCGAGTCGTTCAACGTCGAGAACGCCGCGACCCTGGAGAAGGTGCTCGCCGCGTTGGGGGCAGCATGA
- a CDS encoding beta-ketoacyl-ACP synthase III: protein MARTHIIGTGSYAPAQVLTNQDLERLVDTSDAWIRERTGIQERRQAAPDEATSDLAVQASRNALEMAGVAPGDLDLIVVGTVTADMPMPSCAALVQAKLGAKRAFAFDVSAACAGGLYALSVADQFVRSGQVKRALVVGADVLTRAVDWTDRNTCVLFGDGAGALVLGAEPDAEGDAMAPRGILSTHLRTDGELANLLCIPAGGSRTPVTADNVDANLHKLKMNGKEVFRFAVRALVESTQASLGVHGMTTTQVDHVIAHQANLRILEAVMERLEIPKEKCWLNLHKYGNTSSASLPMSLDEAQRAGRLKRGDVIAMMAIGAGMAWGSAVVRW from the coding sequence TTGGCACGCACGCACATCATCGGAACCGGCTCCTATGCCCCCGCGCAGGTCCTGACCAACCAGGACCTGGAGCGCCTGGTCGACACGAGCGACGCGTGGATCCGCGAGCGCACCGGCATCCAGGAGCGCAGGCAGGCCGCCCCGGATGAGGCGACGAGCGACCTGGCGGTGCAGGCCTCGCGCAACGCGCTGGAGATGGCGGGCGTGGCCCCCGGCGACCTGGACCTCATCGTCGTGGGCACCGTCACCGCGGACATGCCCATGCCGTCCTGCGCCGCGCTGGTGCAGGCGAAGCTGGGGGCGAAGCGCGCCTTCGCCTTCGACGTGTCCGCCGCGTGCGCCGGAGGCCTGTACGCGCTGAGCGTGGCGGATCAATTCGTGCGCTCCGGCCAGGTGAAGCGCGCGCTCGTCGTGGGCGCGGACGTGCTCACCCGCGCGGTGGACTGGACGGACCGCAACACCTGCGTCCTCTTCGGGGACGGCGCGGGCGCCCTGGTGCTGGGCGCGGAGCCGGACGCGGAGGGCGACGCCATGGCGCCGCGCGGCATCCTCTCCACCCACCTGCGCACCGACGGCGAGCTCGCGAACCTGCTCTGCATCCCCGCAGGCGGCTCCCGCACCCCCGTCACCGCGGACAACGTGGATGCAAATCTTCACAAGCTCAAGATGAACGGGAAGGAAGTCTTCCGCTTCGCGGTGCGCGCGCTGGTGGAATCCACCCAGGCCTCGTTGGGTGTCCACGGGATGACCACGACGCAGGTGGACCACGTCATCGCCCATCAGGCGAACCTGCGAATCCTGGAAGCCGTGATGGAGCGGCTGGAGATTCCCAAGGAAAAATGCTGGCTCAACCTGCACAAGTACGGCAACACGTCGTCCGCCTCGCTGCCCATGTCGCTGGACGAGGCGCAGCGCGCCGGTCGCCTCAAGCGCGGGGACGTCATCGCGATGATGGCCATTGGCGCGGGGATGGCGTGGGGCAGCGCGGTGGTGCGCTGGTAG
- the plsX gene encoding phosphate acyltransferase PlsX, which yields MRLVLDAMGGDHAPDAVVEGGVLFARAYPGHELVLVGDATRVRPVLDRAGAPANVHLHHASEVVEMDDPATAAFRRKRDSSLRVGFELVRKGEACALVSAGNSGAVMAGGMLTLGRIPGVERPAIAALFPALKGEGRCLLLDAGANVDCRPSHLAQFAVLGEAYSRTRLGVKRPRVAVLSNGEEESKGTQLTRDASALLRRSDLEFVGYVEGKDLFSGDVEVVVTDGFTGNIVLKTSEGVGMGITGLLRSAIEKRGGLPEKLGALLLKPTLAGLRRVMDYAEYGGAPLLGLQGVGIVAHGRSSPRAIHNALVTTLQHVRAGVQEELTRCIANAAAWLPPHQRGRKADGDEGAD from the coding sequence GTGCGGCTCGTCCTCGACGCGATGGGTGGCGACCACGCCCCCGACGCCGTCGTGGAAGGGGGCGTGCTGTTCGCGCGAGCGTATCCCGGGCACGAACTTGTGCTGGTCGGGGACGCCACGCGTGTACGTCCCGTCCTGGATCGCGCCGGCGCGCCCGCCAACGTGCATCTCCACCACGCGTCCGAAGTGGTGGAGATGGACGACCCCGCCACCGCTGCGTTCCGACGCAAGCGGGACTCCTCGCTCCGGGTGGGCTTCGAGCTCGTCCGGAAAGGGGAGGCGTGTGCCCTCGTGTCGGCGGGCAACTCCGGCGCGGTGATGGCCGGTGGCATGTTGACGCTCGGCCGGATCCCCGGCGTGGAGCGTCCGGCCATCGCGGCCCTGTTCCCGGCCCTCAAGGGCGAAGGCCGCTGCCTGCTGCTGGACGCGGGCGCCAACGTGGACTGCCGCCCCTCGCACCTGGCCCAGTTCGCCGTGCTCGGCGAGGCGTACTCGCGCACGCGCCTGGGCGTGAAGCGCCCCCGCGTGGCGGTGCTCTCCAACGGCGAGGAGGAATCCAAGGGCACGCAGCTCACGCGCGACGCCAGCGCCCTCCTGCGCCGCTCGGACCTGGAGTTCGTGGGCTACGTGGAGGGCAAGGACCTGTTCTCCGGCGACGTGGAGGTCGTCGTGACGGACGGCTTCACCGGCAACATCGTCCTGAAGACTTCCGAAGGCGTGGGCATGGGCATCACCGGCCTCCTGCGCTCCGCCATCGAGAAGCGCGGCGGCCTGCCGGAGAAGCTGGGCGCGCTGCTGCTCAAGCCCACCCTGGCGGGGCTGCGCCGCGTCATGGACTACGCCGAATATGGCGGCGCGCCGCTCCTGGGCCTCCAGGGAGTGGGCATCGTCGCGCACGGCCGCTCCTCCCCCCGCGCCATCCACAACGCGCTCGTCACCACGCTGCAGCATGTGCGCGCGGGCGTGCAGGAAGAGCTGACGCGCTGCATTGCCAACGCCGCCGCCTGGCTTCCTCCCCACCAGCGGGGGAGGAAGGCGGACGGGGACGAAGGGGCCGATTAG
- the rpmF gene encoding 50S ribosomal protein L32 gives MGVPKKRTSKMRRDRRRAGNNNLRTPVQVIKCSKCKEPVMPHRACAACGNYGGREVIATAAE, from the coding sequence GTGGGAGTTCCCAAGAAGCGGACGTCGAAGATGCGCCGGGACCGTCGTCGGGCCGGCAACAACAACCTGCGGACCCCCGTCCAGGTCATCAAGTGCTCCAAGTGCAAGGAGCCCGTGATGCCGCACCGCGCCTGCGCGGCCTGTGGCAACTACGGTGGCCGTGAGGTCATCGCGACCGCCGCGGAGTAG